The bacterium genome window below encodes:
- a CDS encoding amidase, with amino-acid sequence MIALMVCGGISGEDNSPGTNPAPFRRENCVMELQLARQRISQRADLNAFISISAEEGGGPVVAVKDLVDVAGMVTTAGGVILPDRAADRDAPVVRRIRREGCVVVGKTNLHEFALGVTGVNPHHGTVRNPHDPSRVAGGSSGGSAAAVAAGMCDWAIGSDTGGSIRIPASLCGVVGFKPAFGSIDIAGVIPLSQSLDTLGPMAPDLGGAARAFAMMSGEAVTADRLQRPRLAVPAGWVSGLDEPTDDAWRRVAAGVPEIEFVDRDLLFRTGLTILLVEAATYHRRWVGECPEKYGADVLGHLQRGLGLLAVDYEEARLERPRLREAAMRAMDGIDALLVPATAIVAPPVDAGNEVREPLSRFTRPFNTTGQPVVALPAPVDGLPVGIQVVGRTNVDTLRAAMWLEREWRNTEA; translated from the coding sequence TTGATCGCGCTCATGGTCTGCGGCGGCATCTCCGGGGAGGATAACTCGCCGGGCACGAACCCCGCCCCCTTTAGACGTGAGAATTGCGTCATGGAATTGCAGCTGGCGCGGCAGCGGATCAGTCAACGAGCGGACCTCAACGCTTTCATCTCCATCTCGGCCGAGGAGGGCGGCGGGCCGGTGGTGGCCGTCAAGGACCTGGTCGACGTCGCGGGCATGGTCACGACGGCGGGTGGAGTCATCCTTCCCGACAGGGCCGCCGACCGGGACGCCCCGGTGGTGCGGCGCATCAGGCGCGAGGGCTGCGTGGTCGTGGGCAAGACCAACCTGCACGAGTTCGCTCTCGGGGTGACGGGCGTGAACCCGCATCACGGGACGGTCCGCAACCCGCATGATCCGAGCCGGGTCGCCGGCGGATCGTCGGGGGGGTCGGCTGCCGCCGTGGCGGCGGGCATGTGCGACTGGGCGATCGGAAGCGATACCGGGGGCTCCATCCGCATCCCCGCGTCGCTTTGCGGCGTCGTCGGCTTCAAGCCGGCGTTCGGCAGCATCGACATCGCGGGCGTGATCCCGCTCAGCCAATCACTGGACACCCTGGGCCCGATGGCGCCTGACCTCGGCGGCGCAGCGCGTGCCTTTGCCATGATGTCCGGCGAGGCGGTGACGGCCGACCGCCTGCAGAGACCGCGACTCGCCGTCCCGGCGGGCTGGGTCTCGGGCCTGGACGAGCCGACCGACGACGCGTGGCGGCGGGTTGCCGCAGGCGTGCCCGAGATCGAGTTCGTCGATCGCGACCTGCTCTTCCGCACCGGCCTCACCATCTTGCTGGTGGAGGCGGCGACCTATCACCGGCGCTGGGTGGGCGAGTGCCCTGAGAAGTACGGCGCTGACGTGCTGGGCCACCTCCAGCGTGGCCTCGGGCTGCTGGCCGTCGACTACGAGGAGGCCCGCCTCGAGCGGCCGCGGCTGCGCGAAGCGGCGATGCGGGCGATGGATGGGATCGACGCCCTCCTCGTCCCCGCCACGGCGATCGTGGCCCCGCCAGTCGACGCCGGGAACGAGGTCCGCGAGCCCCTGTCGCGATTCACGCGGCCGTTCAACACGACGGGGCAACCGGTGGTGGCCCTGCCGGCTCCGGTGGATGGACTCCCGGTCGGCATCCAGGTGGTGGGACGCACGAACGTGGATACGTTGCGAGCCGCGATGTGGCTGGAGCGGGAGTGGCGGAACACCGAAGCGTGA
- a CDS encoding cold shock domain-containing protein has translation MPTGTIKKLVSDRGFGFIAAEDGREYFFHRTGLDSSVNFDSLAGGERVSFEIEPSQKGPRANRIKLA, from the coding sequence ATGCCGACTGGCACCATCAAGAAGCTGGTTTCGGACCGCGGGTTCGGGTTTATCGCGGCCGAGGACGGGCGGGAGTACTTCTTCCACCGGACCGGCCTTGACTCGAGCGTGAACTTCGATTCGCTGGCGGGCGGCGAGCGCGTCAGCTTTGAGATCGAGCCGAGCCAGAAGGGCCCGCGCGCGAACCGAATCAAGCTCGCGTAG
- a CDS encoding alpha/beta hydrolase translates to MKLWDPLALRELTALLRDPVFRGRGVPRGDGRPVLLVPGFLSGDWSLRVLHGWLGRIGYSPHLSGILFNVHHSERMLAGLRHRLAEIERQSGRRVSVVGHSRGGLLAKVLSQRRPQSVEQVIALGSPLADFTDLALITRAAVGVVKTANEIGYGRRLRAEGRFEHDLELAPVVPTTSIYTRSDDVVNFRSCLRPDIPAISVWGSHNGLVVNPEVYRLLGRLLARPRRPAG, encoded by the coding sequence GTGAAGCTCTGGGACCCGCTCGCCCTCCGCGAGCTCACGGCCCTGCTGCGCGACCCCGTCTTTCGTGGCCGGGGCGTGCCGCGTGGGGACGGCCGGCCGGTGCTGCTGGTGCCCGGCTTCCTCTCCGGCGACTGGTCGTTGCGCGTCCTCCACGGCTGGCTCGGCCGGATCGGTTACAGCCCCCACCTCTCGGGCATCCTCTTCAACGTCCACCACTCGGAGCGGATGCTGGCCGGCCTGAGGCACCGGCTGGCCGAGATCGAGCGCCAGAGCGGGCGGCGCGTCAGCGTGGTCGGGCACAGCCGTGGCGGGCTCCTCGCCAAGGTCCTGTCGCAGCGACGGCCCCAGAGTGTCGAGCAGGTGATCGCGCTCGGTTCTCCGCTGGCCGATTTCACCGACCTGGCGCTCATCACCCGGGCCGCCGTGGGCGTGGTCAAAACCGCGAACGAGATCGGCTACGGCCGGCGCCTGAGGGCCGAAGGCCGCTTCGAGCACGACCTCGAGCTTGCCCCGGTCGTACCCACGACCTCGATCTACACGCGATCGGACGACGTGGTCAACTTCCGCTCCTGCCTCCGCCCGGACATCCCGGCGATCTCCGTTTGGGGCAGTCACAACGGCCTCGTCGTCAACCCTGAGGTGTACAGGCTTCTCGGCCGGTTGCTGGCGCGTCCTCGCCGGCCGGCCGGCTGA
- a CDS encoding ATP-dependent DNA helicase RecQ produces MTPEQVLNDVFHLESFRPGQAEVVAAQMSGRDVLAVAPTGSGKSLSYWVPAILGDGLTVVVSPLIALMKDQVDRLAGHGVRAAFINSTLGSAEQRGRLEAASRGAYQLLYVAPERFSRPGFTARLAALAVRRFIVDEAHCISSWGHDFRPDYRLIGGAMEACGRPPIGAFTATATPDVRVDIASNLGLRDPLVMVTGFNRPNLKLAAVAARGREGRIEELRRRLNPGDGRALVYTGTVKGAEDTAAAISRWGFPAAAYHGRLPDVSRRRIQEGFAARDLRVVVATSAFGMGVDFPDIRQVIHVGYPGSVEAYYQEVGRAGRDGRPALCLLIHSAKDRDLQVYFIEMAFPELSDVISAHTAYSRLGVWNSDPEELRALLPDSAWRSLEASKRLLQTAGALRSDGSVGPFDPPRLDFPQRAALKRHAYTKLAKMIAFAQLRSCRHAYITDYFGEPTAERSCRSCDNCEHGAVAADKTSQVDARFTRAALAGAARFSSRVGIVNLAAILAGKANRFIRDQPWVVNVPAYGSMSEWSPAWIRRLLEELVAAGCLAQSSGQYPMVGLTERGRAILGGLETIEVAIEQDHQAALSPGPDPVLFQRLRAWRAEVARRQGVPAYVVFHDRTLSELAARRPADLVAMGTLPGIGRSKLERYGAAVLEILAAPDD; encoded by the coding sequence GTGACCCCTGAGCAAGTCCTGAACGACGTCTTCCACCTGGAATCGTTCCGACCCGGGCAGGCCGAGGTGGTGGCGGCCCAGATGAGCGGCCGCGACGTGCTCGCCGTCGCGCCGACCGGCTCGGGCAAGAGCCTGAGCTACTGGGTACCGGCAATCCTGGGGGACGGGCTCACGGTCGTGGTCTCGCCCCTGATCGCGCTCATGAAGGACCAGGTGGATCGGCTGGCCGGCCACGGCGTCAGGGCCGCGTTCATCAACTCGACGCTCGGCTCGGCCGAGCAGCGGGGGCGCCTGGAGGCGGCGTCGAGAGGGGCGTATCAGCTCCTGTACGTCGCGCCGGAGCGATTCAGCCGGCCGGGCTTCACGGCCAGGCTGGCGGCTCTTGCCGTCCGGCGCTTCATCGTCGACGAGGCGCATTGCATCTCCAGCTGGGGCCACGATTTCCGACCTGACTACCGCCTGATCGGCGGCGCGATGGAGGCATGCGGCCGGCCGCCGATCGGCGCCTTCACGGCGACCGCGACGCCGGACGTCCGGGTCGACATCGCGTCCAACCTGGGCCTGCGTGATCCGCTGGTCATGGTCACCGGCTTCAACCGGCCCAACCTGAAGCTCGCCGCCGTCGCGGCCCGCGGGCGCGAGGGGCGGATCGAGGAACTCCGGCGCCGCCTGAATCCCGGCGATGGACGCGCGCTCGTCTACACCGGGACGGTCAAGGGCGCGGAGGACACGGCCGCCGCCATCAGCCGGTGGGGCTTCCCCGCCGCCGCCTATCACGGGCGGCTGCCGGACGTGAGCCGCCGCCGGATCCAGGAGGGATTCGCGGCTCGAGACCTCCGTGTCGTCGTCGCCACCAGCGCGTTTGGGATGGGCGTCGACTTCCCCGACATCCGGCAGGTCATCCACGTCGGCTATCCGGGCAGCGTCGAGGCCTACTACCAGGAGGTTGGACGCGCGGGCCGCGACGGCCGGCCGGCCCTGTGCCTGCTGATCCACTCGGCGAAGGATCGCGACCTCCAGGTCTATTTCATCGAAATGGCCTTCCCGGAGCTCAGCGACGTGATCAGCGCTCATACCGCCTACTCGAGGCTCGGAGTCTGGAACTCCGACCCTGAAGAGCTCAGGGCGCTCCTGCCGGACTCCGCATGGAGATCACTGGAGGCGTCGAAGCGGCTGCTCCAGACCGCGGGGGCTCTGCGGAGCGACGGCAGCGTCGGTCCTTTCGACCCCCCTCGACTCGACTTCCCACAGCGTGCGGCGCTGAAGCGGCACGCCTACACCAAGCTCGCGAAAATGATCGCCTTCGCTCAGCTGCGCTCGTGCCGCCATGCCTACATCACCGACTACTTCGGCGAGCCGACGGCCGAACGCTCCTGCCGTTCGTGCGACAACTGCGAGCACGGAGCGGTCGCCGCGGACAAGACCTCCCAAGTCGACGCCAGGTTCACCCGCGCCGCACTCGCGGGCGCGGCGAGATTTTCGAGCCGGGTCGGGATCGTCAACCTCGCTGCCATCCTGGCCGGCAAGGCGAACCGTTTCATTCGCGATCAGCCGTGGGTGGTCAACGTGCCCGCTTACGGGTCGATGTCGGAATGGAGCCCGGCCTGGATCCGCCGTCTGCTCGAAGAGCTGGTGGCGGCCGGTTGCCTCGCTCAAAGCTCGGGCCAGTACCCGATGGTCGGGCTGACCGAGCGCGGGCGCGCCATTCTCGGCGGCTTGGAGACGATCGAGGTCGCGATCGAGCAGGACCACCAAGCGGCCCTCAGCCCCGGCCCGGATCCGGTCCTTTTCCAGCGCCTTCGCGCCTGGCGGGCTGAGGTCGCCCGCCGTCAGGGAGTGCCTGCCTACGTCGTGTTTCACGACCGGACGCTGTCCGAGCTGGCCGCTCGACGGCCCGCGGACCTGGTCGCCATGGGGACTCTGCCCGGCATCGGCCGATCCAAGCTCGAGCGCTATGGCGCCGCCGTCCTGGAAATCTTGGCGGCGCCAGATGACTAG
- a CDS encoding alpha/beta hydrolase: MRHKTVDLEGPVHYVDFGGDGKPLLMVHGLGGSALNWMSVGPEVAKTHHALALDLAGFGRTPLFKRSAAVGANAELVHSFIENVIGEPVVLMGNSMGGHIAILEAADHPDWVTTLVLVDPAIPGVRVQRPKPAMLGVMAALSIPGLAQTLLDRRARELGAERLVRETLALVCADPSCVDPAVVAAHVQLTRERERLGRQNGRAFLQATRSIAFRMADPRFWARAAHVTAPTLVIHGDLDRLIPIAAARKLARRRPEWTLKVLEGVGHVPMMETPGLFMNALNGWGAHGIAREAATAS, from the coding sequence TTGCGCCATAAAACCGTTGACCTGGAAGGGCCGGTTCACTACGTCGACTTCGGGGGCGACGGCAAACCGCTGCTCATGGTCCACGGGCTTGGCGGCAGCGCTCTCAACTGGATGTCCGTCGGGCCCGAGGTGGCCAAGACCCACCACGCCCTGGCGCTCGACCTGGCAGGCTTCGGGCGTACCCCGCTGTTCAAGCGCTCCGCGGCGGTCGGCGCCAACGCGGAACTGGTCCACTCGTTCATCGAGAACGTGATCGGCGAGCCGGTGGTGCTGATGGGCAACTCGATGGGAGGCCACATCGCGATCCTCGAAGCTGCCGACCACCCGGACTGGGTGACGACGCTGGTCCTGGTCGACCCCGCGATCCCCGGCGTCCGGGTCCAGCGGCCCAAGCCGGCCATGCTCGGAGTCATGGCTGCGCTGTCGATCCCCGGCCTCGCTCAAACCCTGCTCGACCGGCGGGCGCGGGAGCTCGGCGCCGAGCGCCTGGTGCGCGAGACGCTCGCCCTGGTCTGCGCGGACCCGTCTTGCGTCGATCCCGCGGTCGTCGCGGCGCATGTCCAGCTGACGCGTGAGCGAGAGCGCCTGGGACGCCAGAACGGCCGGGCCTTCCTGCAGGCGACGCGCTCGATCGCGTTCCGCATGGCGGATCCACGCTTCTGGGCGCGGGCCGCCCACGTGACAGCACCAACGCTCGTGATCCACGGCGACCTCGATCGACTCATTCCGATCGCCGCCGCCCGTAAGCTCGCCCGCCGGCGGCCGGAATGGACGCTCAAGGTGCTCGAGGGAGTCGGCCATGTGCCGATGATGGAAACGCCCGGCCTATTCATGAACGCTCTGAA